The Nocardioides humi genome includes a region encoding these proteins:
- a CDS encoding quinone-dependent dihydroorotate dehydrogenase: MSLYDRVFDHVLVRMDAERAHHLTYDALRAGGPVLSRLPVTGGAPVRAMGLTFPNRLGLAPGFDKNARVYDRMGAFGFGHVEIGTVTALAQPGNPRPRLFRLPEDRAIVNRMGFNNDGAPAVAARLGRKHAQNRRGRGDRNHQTQPRLILGINIGKSKVVPDDDQAAVEADYETSARLLAPHADYLVVNVSSPNTPGLRNLQAVERLAPLLRQVRRTADEVTVATVPLLVKIAPDLSDDDVLAVADMALDLGLAGIIATNTTISREGLRTPAAKVTEIGAGGLSGAPLTERSTEVLRLLRGRVGPDLTLIGVGGISTPEQACERVAAGADLVQAYSGLIYGGPMWPRQILQGLS; the protein is encoded by the coding sequence ATGAGCCTCTACGACAGGGTCTTCGACCACGTCCTGGTCCGGATGGACGCGGAGCGGGCCCATCACCTGACGTACGACGCCCTGCGCGCCGGCGGGCCGGTGCTCTCCCGTCTGCCCGTCACCGGCGGTGCGCCGGTGCGCGCGATGGGACTCACCTTCCCCAACCGGCTCGGGCTGGCGCCGGGCTTCGACAAGAACGCCCGGGTCTACGACCGGATGGGCGCCTTCGGGTTCGGTCACGTCGAGATCGGCACCGTCACGGCGCTGGCCCAGCCCGGCAACCCGCGGCCGCGGCTGTTCCGGCTGCCCGAGGACCGGGCGATCGTCAACCGGATGGGCTTCAACAACGACGGCGCGCCCGCCGTCGCCGCCCGCCTCGGTCGCAAGCACGCGCAGAACCGTCGGGGACGAGGCGACCGCAACCACCAAACCCAACCCCGTTTGATCCTTGGCATAAACATCGGCAAGTCCAAGGTCGTGCCGGACGACGACCAGGCGGCGGTCGAGGCGGACTACGAGACCTCCGCCCGGCTGCTCGCCCCGCACGCCGACTACCTCGTGGTCAACGTGAGCTCGCCCAACACCCCCGGCCTGCGCAACCTCCAGGCGGTGGAGAGGCTGGCGCCGCTGCTGCGGCAGGTGCGTCGTACCGCCGACGAGGTCACGGTCGCGACCGTCCCGCTGCTGGTGAAGATCGCGCCCGACCTCTCCGACGACGACGTGCTCGCCGTCGCCGACATGGCGCTCGACCTCGGCCTGGCCGGGATCATCGCCACCAACACCACCATCTCCCGCGAGGGCCTGCGCACCCCAGCGGCGAAGGTCACGGAGATCGGCGCGGGCGGGCTGTCCGGCGCCCCGCTCACCGAGCGCTCCACGGAGGTGCTCCGGCTGCTCCGGGGCCGGGTCGGCCCGGACCTCACCCTGATCGGCGTCGGCGGCATCAGCACGCCCGAGCAGGCCTGCGAGCGGGTCGCCGCCGGAGCCGACCTGGTGCAGGCCTACAGCGGGCTGATCTACGGTGGCCCGATGTGGCCGCGCCAGATCCTCCAGGGGTTGTCATGA
- a CDS encoding alpha-hydroxy-acid oxidizing protein, which translates to MSFGDYQIELYLGALGGVLPAHPFDYAELERNALAALPPELRTYVAGGAGDEATQRANVAAFERYALIPRMLRASAERDLSVELFGRTLASPLLLAPIGVVGLCTPDQHGDVHAAEVAAATGVPLIGSTLMSDPLEDVAAAAGDAGKWFQLYTPKSRDLAASLVRRAEAAGYEAIVITLDTWVPGWRPRDLASGNFPQLRGKALANYTSDPVFQEMTGPDPDPGTVVMTWVGTFGHPVTWEDLPWLRSLTELPIVLKGICHPDDARRALDEGADGIYCSNHGGRQANGGGAALDWLPDVVTAVDGRAPVVFDSGVRTGADVVKALALGADAVAIGRPYAYALALGGVPGAVHQVRALQAEADLVMAVDGYPTRADLGPDALRRLP; encoded by the coding sequence ATGAGCTTCGGGGACTACCAGATCGAGCTCTACCTCGGCGCCCTCGGCGGAGTGCTCCCCGCACACCCGTTCGACTACGCCGAGCTCGAGCGCAACGCCCTCGCCGCGCTGCCGCCGGAGCTGCGCACGTACGTCGCCGGGGGCGCCGGCGACGAGGCGACCCAGCGGGCCAATGTGGCGGCGTTCGAGCGGTACGCGCTGATCCCGCGGATGCTGCGCGCCTCCGCCGAGCGCGACCTCTCGGTCGAGCTGTTCGGCCGGACGCTGGCGAGCCCGCTGCTGCTGGCGCCGATCGGCGTGGTCGGCCTCTGCACGCCCGACCAGCACGGCGACGTCCATGCCGCCGAGGTGGCCGCCGCGACCGGCGTACCCCTCATCGGATCGACGCTGATGAGCGACCCGCTCGAGGACGTGGCCGCGGCGGCGGGAGACGCCGGGAAGTGGTTCCAGCTCTACACGCCCAAGAGCCGCGACCTGGCCGCGAGCCTGGTGCGGCGCGCCGAGGCGGCCGGCTACGAGGCGATCGTGATCACCCTCGACACGTGGGTGCCCGGGTGGCGACCGCGCGACCTGGCCAGCGGCAACTTCCCGCAGCTGCGCGGCAAGGCACTGGCCAACTACACCTCCGACCCGGTCTTCCAGGAGATGACCGGGCCGGACCCCGACCCCGGCACCGTCGTGATGACCTGGGTCGGCACCTTCGGCCACCCGGTGACCTGGGAGGACCTGCCCTGGCTGCGGTCCCTGACCGAGCTGCCGATCGTGCTCAAGGGCATCTGCCATCCCGACGACGCGCGCCGTGCGCTCGACGAGGGCGCCGACGGCATCTACTGCTCCAACCACGGCGGCCGGCAGGCCAACGGCGGGGGAGCGGCGCTCGACTGGCTGCCCGATGTCGTGACCGCGGTCGACGGCCGCGCCCCGGTCGTCTTCGACTCCGGCGTGCGCACCGGCGCCGACGTCGTCAAGGCGCTCGCCCTCGGCGCGGACGCCGTCGCGATCGGCCGCCCCTACGCCTACGCCCTCGCCCTAGGCGGCGTCCCCGGCGCGGTCCACCAGGTCCGCGCGCTGCAGGCCGAGGCCGACCTGGTCATGGCCGTCGACGGCTATCCCACCCGCGCCGACCTCGGCCCCGACGCACTGCGGAGGCTCCCATGA
- the pyrF gene encoding orotidine-5'-phosphate decarboxylase, translating into MTFGARVFSAIADRGPFCVGIDPHGALLRAWGYDDDVAGLERFALGAVEAVAPYCGVVKPQSAFYERFGSRGVAVLERVIASSREAGALVLLDVKRGDIGSTSQAYADAYLDPASPLACDAVTVSPYLGFGSLTPFVDTARKHDAGLFVLVATSNKEGPEVQEAVAGGRSVSGTMLDHLRRLNADAVPLGSFGAVVGATLEDDRGLDLAFNGPILAPGYGEQGGTTADLRRIFGAGAGNVLASSSRGVLRLGPDPVAMRDAVRRANDELRGLQG; encoded by the coding sequence ATGACGTTCGGCGCCCGTGTCTTCTCGGCGATCGCGGACCGCGGTCCCTTCTGCGTCGGTATCGACCCGCACGGCGCGCTGCTGCGGGCCTGGGGGTACGACGACGACGTCGCCGGGCTGGAGCGGTTCGCGCTCGGCGCGGTCGAGGCGGTGGCGCCGTACTGCGGCGTCGTGAAGCCGCAGTCCGCCTTCTACGAGCGCTTCGGCAGCCGTGGGGTGGCCGTGCTGGAGCGGGTGATCGCCTCGTCGCGGGAGGCGGGCGCGCTGGTCCTGCTCGACGTCAAGCGCGGCGACATCGGCTCCACCTCGCAGGCCTACGCGGACGCGTACCTCGACCCCGCGTCCCCGCTCGCCTGCGACGCCGTCACTGTCAGCCCCTATCTCGGCTTCGGCTCGCTCACGCCCTTCGTCGACACCGCCCGCAAGCACGACGCCGGCCTGTTCGTGCTGGTCGCTACCTCCAACAAGGAGGGCCCCGAGGTGCAGGAGGCCGTCGCCGGCGGCCGCAGCGTCTCCGGCACCATGCTCGACCACCTGCGCCGGCTCAACGCCGACGCCGTCCCGCTCGGCTCCTTCGGCGCCGTCGTCGGCGCGACCCTCGAGGACGACCGGGGCCTGGACCTCGCGTTCAACGGCCCGATCCTCGCCCCCGGGTACGGCGAGCAGGGCGGCACCACCGCCGACCTCCGCCGGATCTTCGGGGCCGGCGCCGGCAACGTGCTGGCGAGCTCCTCCCGCGGCGTCCTGCGGCTGGGCCCCGACCCGGTGGCGATGCGCGACGCGGTGCGGCGGGCCAACGACGAGCTGCGCGGCCTCCAGGGCTGA
- the mihF gene encoding integration host factor, actinobacterial type has protein sequence MALPPLTPEQRQAALEKAAAARRERAEVKNRLKNSGASISEVLQQGQVNEVIGKMKVLDLLQSVPGLGKVRARQVMERLGIAESRRVRGLGAKQVAALEREFPAEA, from the coding sequence GTGGCCCTGCCTCCTCTGACCCCCGAACAGCGCCAGGCCGCCCTCGAGAAGGCAGCGGCGGCCCGCCGGGAGCGAGCGGAGGTCAAGAACCGGCTCAAGAACTCCGGCGCATCCATCAGCGAGGTGCTCCAGCAGGGCCAGGTCAACGAGGTCATCGGGAAGATGAAGGTGCTCGACCTCCTGCAGTCGGTGCCCGGTCTCGGCAAGGTGCGCGCGCGCCAGGTCATGGAGCGCCTCGGCATCGCCGAGTCGCGCCGGGTCCGCGGGCTCGGCGCCAAGCAGGTCGCCGCGCTCGAGCGCGAGTTCCCCGCCGAGGCATGA
- the gmk gene encoding guanylate kinase gives MSARLFVLAGPTAVGKGTVAAAVREQHPEIYLSVSATTRPPRPGEVDGVHYHFVSAEEFDRLVAEGQMLEWAVVHGVHRYGTPRGPVDQALAADRPALLEIDLQGARQVRESMPEAVFVFLKPPSWEELVRRLVGRGTETEEERERRLATARHELAAEAEFDVTIVNREVHAAVEELVSLMVDSVHHQ, from the coding sequence GTGAGCGCGAGGCTCTTCGTCCTCGCCGGACCCACCGCGGTCGGCAAGGGCACGGTGGCCGCTGCCGTCCGCGAGCAGCACCCCGAGATCTACCTGTCGGTGTCCGCCACGACCCGCCCGCCGCGCCCCGGCGAGGTCGACGGTGTTCACTACCACTTCGTCTCCGCCGAGGAGTTCGACCGGCTGGTCGCCGAGGGCCAGATGCTCGAGTGGGCCGTCGTCCACGGCGTGCACCGCTACGGCACCCCGCGCGGCCCCGTCGACCAGGCGCTCGCGGCCGACCGGCCCGCGCTGCTCGAGATCGACCTCCAAGGCGCCCGCCAGGTCCGGGAGTCGATGCCGGAGGCGGTCTTCGTCTTCCTCAAGCCCCCGTCGTGGGAGGAGCTGGTACGCCGGCTGGTCGGCCGCGGCACGGAGACCGAGGAGGAGCGGGAGCGCCGGCTCGCCACCGCCCGACACGAGCTGGCCGCCGAGGCGGAGTTCGACGTCACCATCGTGAACCGCGAAGTTCATGCTGCGGTCGAGGAGTTGGTATCGTTGATGGTTGATTCCGTCCACCATCAGTGA
- the rpoZ gene encoding DNA-directed RNA polymerase subunit omega, whose protein sequence is MSAPNIAAEGVTNPPIDDLLSKTDSKYKLVLYSAKRARQINAYYSQLGEGLLEYVGPLVETHVQEKPLSIALREINEDLLTCEDIDPAELAAEQAAAAVAEAPAADAE, encoded by the coding sequence GTGTCTGCCCCGAACATCGCCGCCGAGGGTGTCACCAACCCTCCCATCGACGACCTGCTGTCCAAGACCGACAGCAAGTACAAGCTGGTGCTCTACAGCGCCAAGCGCGCGCGGCAGATCAACGCCTACTACTCCCAACTCGGCGAGGGCCTGCTCGAGTACGTCGGTCCGCTCGTCGAGACCCACGTCCAGGAGAAGCCGCTCTCGATCGCGCTGCGCGAGATCAACGAGGACCTGCTGACCTGCGAGGACATCGACCCGGCCGAGCTCGCCGCCGAGCAGGCCGCTGCTGCCGTCGCCGAGGCCCCGGCCGCCGACGCCGAGTGA
- the coaBC gene encoding bifunctional phosphopantothenoylcysteine decarboxylase/phosphopantothenate--cysteine ligase CoaBC: MSRPESRPRVVLGVSGGIAAYKACELLRRLTESGHDVTVVPTAAALEFVGAPTWAALSGKPVSAEVWDGVHEVPHVRLGQTADLVVVAPATADLLAKAAHGLADDLLTNTLLTARCPVVLAPAMHTEMWEHPATTANVATLRSRGVLVIEPAEGRLTGADTGKGRLPDPAEIFEVARDVLARSRAGASAAGTVHDLAGRHVVVSAGGTRERLDPVRFLGNRSSGRQGYALARAAVARGAEVTLIAANVDLPDPAGVKVVRVESTADLRDAVLSATAGADAVVMAAAPADFRPTELSDVKIKKADDGSAPSITLQQNPDILKEISTHRARAEAVIVGFAAETGDATGSVLDLARAKLARKGCDLLVVNDVSGGAVFGSTDNEAVILGADGSVVDVPHGTKSALSHLIWDQVVARLS, encoded by the coding sequence GTGTCGCGGCCCGAGTCCCGGCCCCGGGTGGTGCTCGGCGTCTCCGGCGGCATCGCGGCCTACAAGGCCTGCGAGCTGCTGCGGCGGCTCACCGAGTCCGGGCACGACGTGACCGTCGTCCCGACCGCGGCGGCGCTGGAGTTCGTCGGCGCGCCCACCTGGGCGGCGCTGTCGGGCAAGCCGGTGTCCGCCGAGGTGTGGGACGGCGTCCACGAGGTGCCGCACGTGCGCCTCGGGCAGACCGCCGACCTGGTCGTGGTCGCGCCGGCGACGGCCGACCTGCTGGCCAAGGCCGCCCACGGGCTCGCCGACGACCTGCTCACCAACACCCTGCTCACCGCGCGCTGCCCGGTCGTACTGGCCCCCGCCATGCACACCGAGATGTGGGAGCACCCGGCGACCACGGCCAACGTGGCCACGCTGCGGTCCCGAGGCGTGCTGGTGATCGAGCCCGCCGAGGGCCGGCTGACGGGCGCCGACACCGGCAAGGGCCGGCTGCCCGACCCCGCGGAGATCTTCGAGGTCGCCCGCGACGTGCTCGCCCGCTCCCGGGCCGGCGCGAGCGCGGCCGGGACGGTTCACGACCTCGCCGGTCGCCACGTCGTGGTCTCCGCCGGCGGCACCCGCGAGCGCCTCGACCCGGTCCGCTTCCTCGGCAACCGGTCGTCGGGCCGCCAGGGCTACGCCCTCGCCCGCGCCGCCGTCGCCCGCGGCGCCGAGGTGACCCTGATCGCCGCCAACGTCGACCTGCCCGACCCGGCCGGCGTCAAGGTGGTCCGGGTGGAGTCGACGGCCGACCTGCGCGACGCCGTCCTGTCCGCCACGGCCGGCGCCGACGCGGTCGTGATGGCCGCGGCTCCGGCCGACTTCCGCCCGACGGAGCTGTCGGACGTGAAGATCAAGAAGGCCGACGACGGGTCGGCCCCGTCGATCACGCTGCAACAGAATCCCGACATCCTCAAGGAGATCTCGACCCACCGGGCCCGCGCGGAGGCCGTGATCGTCGGGTTCGCCGCCGAGACCGGCGACGCCACCGGCAGCGTGCTCGACCTCGCCCGCGCCAAGCTCGCCCGGAAGGGCTGCGACCTGCTCGTCGTCAACGACGTGAGCGGGGGAGCGGTCTTCGGGAGCACCGACAACGAGGCGGTGATCCTGGGTGCCGACGGCTCCGTCGTCGACGTACCCCACGGCACGAAGTCGGCCCTGTCCCACCTCATCTGGGACCAGGTCGTCGCCAGACTTTCCTGA
- the metK gene encoding methionine adenosyltransferase, which produces MTGRLFTSESVTEGHPDKIADQISDTVLDYLIEHDPKSRVAVETLLTTGLVVVAGEVTTEAYAPVAQLVREKILEIGYDSSEKGFDGNSCGVQVAIGAQSPDIAQGVDTAEDVRLGGSSDELDQQGAGDQGLMFGYACDDTPELFPLPIKIAQTLAEKLTEVRKDGTLAYLRPDGKTQVTIEYDEDDRAVRVDTVVLSTQHAEDVTQEQIAADITAKVIEPVLEQFKTSVPFDGYKLHINPTGKFVVGGPMGDAGLTGRKIIVDTYGGMARHGGGAFSGKDPSKVDRSAAYAMRWVAKNIVAAGLARRAEVQVAYAIGVAKPVGVFVETFGTGVVPDERIQEAVLEVFDLRPAAILRDLDLRRPIYAKTAAYGHFGRELPEFTWEKADRAEALKAAVGL; this is translated from the coding sequence ATGACCGGACGTCTGTTCACGTCGGAGTCGGTGACCGAGGGTCACCCGGACAAGATCGCCGACCAGATCAGCGACACCGTGCTCGACTACCTGATCGAGCACGACCCGAAGAGCCGGGTCGCTGTCGAGACCCTGCTCACCACCGGCCTGGTCGTCGTCGCCGGCGAGGTGACCACCGAGGCGTACGCCCCGGTCGCCCAGCTGGTGCGCGAGAAGATCCTGGAGATCGGCTACGACTCCTCCGAGAAGGGCTTCGACGGCAACTCCTGCGGAGTCCAGGTCGCGATCGGCGCCCAGTCGCCCGACATCGCGCAGGGCGTCGACACCGCCGAGGACGTCCGCCTCGGCGGCTCGTCCGACGAACTCGACCAGCAGGGCGCGGGCGACCAGGGCCTGATGTTCGGCTACGCCTGCGACGACACCCCGGAGCTCTTCCCGCTGCCGATCAAGATCGCGCAGACCCTCGCGGAGAAGCTCACCGAGGTCCGCAAGGACGGCACGCTGGCCTACCTCCGGCCCGACGGCAAGACCCAGGTCACCATCGAGTACGACGAGGACGACCGCGCGGTCCGGGTCGACACCGTCGTGCTGTCCACGCAGCACGCCGAGGACGTCACCCAGGAGCAGATCGCCGCCGACATCACCGCGAAGGTGATCGAGCCGGTCCTGGAGCAGTTCAAGACCAGCGTCCCGTTCGACGGCTACAAGCTGCACATCAACCCGACCGGCAAGTTCGTCGTCGGCGGCCCGATGGGCGACGCCGGCCTGACCGGCCGCAAGATCATCGTCGACACCTACGGCGGCATGGCCCGCCACGGCGGCGGCGCGTTCTCCGGCAAGGACCCGTCCAAGGTCGACCGCTCCGCCGCCTACGCCATGCGCTGGGTCGCCAAGAACATCGTCGCCGCGGGCCTGGCCCGCCGCGCCGAGGTCCAGGTCGCCTACGCCATCGGCGTCGCCAAGCCGGTCGGCGTCTTCGTCGAGACCTTCGGCACCGGCGTCGTGCCGGACGAGAGGATCCAGGAGGCCGTGCTCGAGGTCTTCGACCTCCGCCCCGCCGCGATCCTGCGCGACCTCGACCTGCGCCGCCCGATCTACGCCAAGACGGCCGCCTACGGCCACTTCGGCCGCGAGCTCCCCGAGTTCACCTGGGAGAAGGCCGACCGTGCCGAGGCCCTGAAGGCCGCCGTCGGCCTCTGA
- the fmt gene encoding methionyl-tRNA formyltransferase, which translates to MRVVFAGTPEVAVPALDAVAASAHELVGVVTRPDAPAGRGRRLTPSPVAQRAEELGVPVLKPTHPRDPDFQDALRALEPECCPVVAYGALIPRSALDIPRHGWVNLHFSVLPAWRGAAPVQHSIWGGDEYTGATTFRIVEALDAGPTFGVMTERIRPTDTAGDLLGRLAEGGAGLLVATLDGIADGSLEAREQPADGVSLAPKITVDDARVDWSEPAVGVDRRIRACTPGPGAWTTLDDERVKLGRVEIVASGPSLAPGAIQVGKNEVLVGTATDAVRLTEVKAFGKRQMAAADWARGVRLPATATFR; encoded by the coding sequence ATGAGGGTCGTCTTCGCCGGCACCCCCGAGGTCGCCGTCCCCGCCCTGGACGCGGTCGCCGCCTCCGCCCACGAGCTGGTCGGCGTCGTCACCCGCCCCGACGCGCCCGCCGGTCGCGGACGGAGGCTGACGCCGAGCCCGGTCGCGCAGCGGGCCGAGGAGCTCGGCGTACCCGTCCTCAAGCCGACGCATCCGCGCGACCCCGACTTCCAGGACGCCCTGCGGGCGCTGGAGCCGGAGTGCTGCCCCGTGGTCGCGTACGGCGCGCTCATCCCGCGCAGCGCGCTCGACATCCCGCGCCACGGCTGGGTCAACCTGCACTTCTCGGTGCTGCCCGCCTGGCGCGGCGCGGCGCCGGTGCAGCACTCCATCTGGGGCGGCGACGAGTACACCGGCGCCACCACCTTCCGGATCGTCGAGGCGCTCGACGCCGGCCCGACCTTCGGTGTGATGACCGAGCGGATCCGGCCCACCGACACCGCGGGCGACCTGCTCGGCCGGCTGGCCGAGGGCGGCGCCGGCCTCCTGGTCGCGACCCTCGACGGCATCGCCGACGGCTCGCTCGAGGCCCGCGAGCAGCCCGCCGACGGGGTCAGCCTGGCGCCGAAGATCACCGTCGACGACGCCCGCGTCGACTGGAGCGAGCCCGCCGTGGGCGTCGACCGCCGGATCCGCGCCTGCACGCCCGGGCCCGGCGCGTGGACCACCCTCGACGACGAGCGGGTCAAGCTCGGCCGGGTCGAGATCGTCGCGTCCGGACCGTCCCTGGCGCCGGGTGCGATCCAGGTGGGCAAGAACGAGGTGCTCGTCGGCACCGCCACCGACGCGGTCCGGCTCACCGAGGTGAAGGCGTTCGGGAAGAGGCAGATGGCCGCGGCCGACTGGGCGCGCGGCGTACGGCTGCCCGCGACGGCGACCTTCCGGTGA
- a CDS encoding RsmB/NOP family class I SAM-dependent RNA methyltransferase has product MRKGVDPARLAAFEVLKAVRVDDGYTNLLLPAALARHGLTGRDAAFATELASGTIRRQGTYDAVLAACIDRPLRKVEAKVHDALRLGAHQLLAMRVPTHAAIDTTVTLVRQQVNQGAAGFCNAVLRKVATQDLDAWLAQVAPGDLAVAHSHPAWVVDRLRSALGGRADELPDLLAADNDPPRVTLVARPGRATREELPGTPTAYSPYGVVLDGGDPASVPAIAEGRAGVQDEGSQLVALALVAAPVSGRDERWVDLCAGPGGKAALLAASAASRGAAVTGVELHHHRARLVARAAGAGPGLAGVVQADATQAPIADGSADRVLLDAPCTGLGALRRRPEARWRRTAADLGELVALQRALLAEAVRVLRPGGALLYATCSPVLAETAEVVAATLDAHPGLRLDDARAHLPAVPDADGPLPGTVQLWPHRHGTDAMFLALLRRE; this is encoded by the coding sequence ATGAGGAAGGGCGTCGACCCGGCTCGTCTCGCCGCCTTCGAGGTGCTCAAGGCGGTGCGGGTCGACGACGGCTACACCAACCTGCTGCTCCCGGCCGCGCTCGCGCGTCACGGCCTCACCGGGCGCGACGCGGCGTTCGCGACCGAGCTGGCGTCGGGCACCATCCGCCGGCAGGGGACCTACGACGCCGTGCTCGCCGCGTGCATCGACCGGCCGCTGCGCAAGGTCGAGGCGAAGGTCCACGACGCGCTGCGGCTGGGCGCGCACCAGCTGCTGGCCATGCGGGTCCCGACGCACGCGGCGATCGACACCACGGTCACCCTGGTCCGGCAGCAGGTCAACCAAGGCGCCGCGGGCTTCTGCAACGCCGTGCTGCGCAAGGTCGCCACCCAGGACCTCGACGCCTGGCTCGCGCAGGTCGCGCCCGGCGACCTCGCCGTCGCGCACAGCCACCCGGCGTGGGTGGTCGACCGGCTCCGGTCGGCGCTGGGCGGCCGGGCCGACGAGCTGCCCGACCTGCTCGCCGCCGACAACGACCCGCCCCGGGTCACCCTCGTCGCCCGGCCCGGACGGGCGACGCGCGAGGAGCTGCCCGGTACGCCGACGGCGTACTCGCCCTACGGCGTCGTCCTCGACGGCGGCGACCCCGCGTCGGTGCCGGCGATCGCCGAGGGACGCGCGGGCGTGCAGGACGAGGGGTCGCAGCTGGTCGCGCTCGCCCTGGTCGCCGCGCCGGTGAGCGGCCGCGACGAGCGCTGGGTGGACCTGTGCGCCGGACCGGGCGGCAAGGCGGCCCTGCTCGCCGCGTCGGCCGCGTCGCGTGGCGCCGCGGTGACCGGCGTCGAGCTGCACCACCACAGGGCCCGCCTGGTCGCGCGCGCCGCCGGGGCAGGCCCCGGGCTGGCCGGCGTGGTCCAGGCCGACGCGACCCAGGCGCCCATCGCCGACGGCAGTGCGGACCGGGTCCTGCTCGACGCGCCCTGCACCGGCCTGGGTGCGCTGCGCCGGCGGCCCGAGGCGCGCTGGCGTCGTACCGCCGCCGACCTCGGCGAGCTGGTCGCGCTGCAGCGTGCCCTGCTGGCCGAGGCGGTCCGGGTGCTGCGGCCCGGGGGAGCGCTGCTGTACGCCACCTGCTCGCCGGTGCTGGCCGAGACGGCCGAGGTCGTCGCCGCGACCCTCGACGCCCACCCGGGGCTGCGGCTGGACGACGCGCGGGCGCACCTGCCCGCCGTACCGGATGCCGACGGGCCGCTGCCCGGCACCGTCCAGCTCTGGCCGCACCGGCACGGCACCGACGCCATGTTCCTGGCTCTGCTCCGCAGGGAATGA
- a CDS encoding LLM class flavin-dependent oxidoreductase: protein MKKIGFLSFGHWTPSPHSQVRTASDALLQSIDLAVAAEELGADGAYFRVHHFARQLASPFPLLAAVGARTSRIEIGTGVIDMRYENPLYFVEDAGAADLIAGGRLQLGISRGSPEQVVDGWRYFGYAPAEGETEADMARRHTEVLLEMLRGEGFAQPSPRPMFANPPGLLRLEPHSEGLRERIWWGAASNGTARWAAGLGMNLMSSTLKEDESGQPFHVQQAEQIREFRSAWTEAGHAHEPRVSVSRSIFPLVSDEDRTYFGGRPDDDQVGQIDNMRAIFGRSYAAEPDRLVEQLRGDEAIAEADTLLLTVPNQLGVDYNAHVLESILRYVAPELGWR from the coding sequence ATGAAGAAGATCGGGTTCCTCTCCTTCGGCCACTGGACGCCGAGCCCGCACTCGCAGGTGCGGACCGCCTCCGACGCCCTGCTGCAGTCGATCGACCTCGCGGTCGCGGCGGAGGAGCTGGGAGCGGACGGCGCGTACTTCCGGGTGCACCACTTCGCCCGGCAGCTCGCCAGCCCGTTCCCGCTGCTCGCGGCGGTCGGCGCGCGGACCAGCCGGATCGAGATCGGGACCGGCGTGATCGACATGCGCTACGAGAACCCGCTGTACTTCGTGGAGGACGCCGGCGCCGCGGACCTGATCGCCGGCGGCCGGCTCCAGCTCGGCATCTCCCGAGGGTCACCGGAGCAGGTCGTCGACGGCTGGCGCTACTTCGGGTACGCCCCGGCCGAGGGCGAGACCGAGGCGGACATGGCCCGGCGGCACACCGAGGTGCTGCTCGAGATGCTTCGCGGCGAGGGCTTCGCGCAACCGAGCCCGCGGCCGATGTTCGCCAACCCGCCCGGCCTGCTGCGGCTGGAGCCCCACTCCGAGGGCCTGCGTGAGCGGATCTGGTGGGGCGCCGCGTCCAACGGCACCGCCCGCTGGGCCGCTGGGCTCGGCATGAACCTGATGAGCTCGACGCTCAAGGAGGACGAGAGCGGCCAGCCCTTCCATGTGCAGCAGGCCGAGCAGATCCGGGAGTTCCGCTCGGCGTGGACGGAGGCCGGCCACGCCCACGAGCCGCGGGTGTCGGTCAGCCGCTCGATCTTCCCGCTCGTCTCGGACGAGGACCGGACGTACTTCGGCGGCCGCCCCGACGACGACCAGGTCGGGCAGATCGACAACATGCGCGCGATCTTCGGCCGCTCGTACGCCGCCGAGCCGGACCGGCTCGTCGAGCAGCTGCGCGGCGACGAGGCGATCGCCGAGGCCGACACGCTGCTGCTCACCGTGCCCAACCAGCTCGGCGTCGACTACAACGCGCACGTCCTCGAGTCGATCCTCAGGTACGTCGCGCCGGAGCTGGGCTGGCGCTGA
- a CDS encoding DUF6326 family protein, which yields MRIKLAAAWTSFMFLYAYVDILNFFTPGVIEDILDGRVFEFDLSQTFSTAALTLMAIPILMVVLSTTLPAGVSRTANLVVATLYVPVTAFNAVGESWLVFYGLGIVLEVILLALIIRYAWSWPRTAPSTPGAT from the coding sequence GTGAGGATCAAGCTCGCCGCGGCGTGGACGAGCTTCATGTTCCTGTACGCCTACGTGGACATCCTCAACTTCTTCACGCCCGGCGTCATCGAGGACATCCTCGACGGCAGGGTCTTCGAGTTCGACCTCTCCCAGACCTTCTCGACCGCAGCGCTGACCCTCATGGCCATCCCGATCCTCATGGTCGTGCTGTCGACGACGCTGCCCGCCGGAGTGAGCCGCACCGCGAACCTCGTCGTGGCCACGCTCTACGTCCCCGTCACGGCCTTCAACGCGGTGGGCGAGTCCTGGCTGGTCTTCTACGGCCTGGGCATCGTGCTGGAGGTCATCCTTCTCGCCCTCATCATTCGGTACGCCTGGAGCTGGCCCCGCACCGCACCGTCGACACCTGGGGCAACGTGA